One Brassica napus cultivar Da-Ae chromosome C4, Da-Ae, whole genome shotgun sequence genomic region harbors:
- the LOC106427649 gene encoding ATP-dependent DNA helicase pif1-like — MSDYILRKRQRFLGHLNLELDDETLEQYTLIEVEKLMRMHNRSISDIKGMPKIQPVLLKELGNSLWTQEMDYDVAEETLRHDTQYTLLNADQRAIYKSVLDSVEKKDGKLFFVYGAWGTGKTFLYRTIISRLRSRKQIVLPVASSGIAALLLPNGRTAHSRFNIPLKLSEDKLCNIKPSTMLAELIEKTDLIIWDEALMTHKHAFEALDKTLKDIMSKKNPRAKDMTFGGKTVLLGGDFRQILPVILQGSRADTVLASIGHSYLWDSCHKFSLKINMRVNQDEKEFLEWLLKVREGQPQSSADDEDDGYHEQMITVDDSLVQQTIDDPLKQVVEAAYGDINKIKISQSSYTDRAILTPRNETVDEINAYTISNTDGESRDYFSCDSFEISDTQSDQNDALYAIEYLNSLEYSGLLSHKLTLKVGAPVMLLRNINQKKGLCNGTRMILTYVGERVLKADIVTGSHVEHEVLIPKIALLHEETKLTFTLRRRQFPIRLCYAMTINKSEGQSLKEVLLYLPKPVFAHGQLYVALSRVTSKSGLKIIKARDQHPQKVKNIVYKEIFNRLRSHESK, encoded by the coding sequence ATGAGTGATTACATACTCCGCAAGAGACAAAGATTTTTAGGTCACTTAAATCTAGAACTGGACGATGAGACCCTTGAGCAATACACTTTAATCGAAGTGGAAAAGTTGATGCGGATGCATAACCGCTCGATAAGTGATATTAAAGGTATGCCTAAGATCCAACCTGTTTTGCTAAAAGAATTGGGGAACAGTTTGTGGACCCAAGAAATGGATTATGATGTTGCAGAGGAAACTTTGAGACATGACACACAGTACACCCTTCTTAATGCTGATCAGCGTGCGATTTACAAATCAGTCTTAGACTCCGTTGAGAAAAAGGACGGAAAACTATTCTTCGTTTATGGCGCATGGGGCACAGGAAAAACATTCCTATACCGAACCATTATATCCAGACTTCGCTCTAGAAAACAAATCGTTCTACCGGTTGCGTCTTCAGGGATAGCCGCATTGCTCCTACCTAACGGAAGAACAGCTCATTCCCGCTTTAATATTCCTTTGAAGCTTTCTGAAGACAAGCTATGCAACATCAAACCAAGTACAATGCTAGCTGAGCTAATCGAGAAAACGGATCTCATAATTTGGGATGAGGCACTTATGACTCATAAGCATGCTTTTGAAGCATTAGACAAGACGTTGAAGGATATAATGTCCAAGAAAAATCCTCGTGCAAAGGATATGACTTTTGGTGGAAAAACAGTTTTGTTGGGTGGTGATTTTAGACAGATTTTACCAGTAATTCTACAAGGAAGTAGGGCTGATACTGTCTTAGCTTCAATAGGTCATTCCTATCTATGGGATAGCTGCCACAAGttctctttaaaaataaatatgcgAGTCAATCAGGACGAGAAGGAGTTCTTAGAGTGGCTGCTTAAAGTCAGGGAAGGTCAACCACAATCATCAgcagatgatgaagatgatggttACCATGAGCAAATGATAACTGTCGACGACTCATTGGTTCAACAGACGATAGATGACCCTTTAAAACAAGTTGTTGAGGCCGCATATGGAGACATCAACAAAATAAAGATCTCTCAAAGCTCTTACACCGATAGAGCTATCCTCACTCCCCGCAATGAAACAGTTGATGAAATCAATGCATACACAATCTCTAACACAGACGGAGAATCAAGAGATTACTTCAGCTGTGATAGTTTTGAGATTTCAGATACTCAATCTGATCAAAATGATGCCTTATATGCGATTGAGTATCTCAATTCTCTGGAATACTCAGGATTGCTTTCTCATAAACTCACTCTAAAAGTTGGGGCCCCAGTTATGCTTCTGCGAAACATAAATCAGAAAAAAGGATTATGCAACGGTACCCGTATGATCCTAACCTATGTAGGCGAACGAGTGCTTAAGGCAGACATAGTCACTGGCTCACACGTTGAACACGAAGTTTTGATCCCAAAGATTGCTCTCCTACATGAGGAAACAAAGTTAACGTTCACCTTACGTCGTAGGCAATTTCCTATCAGATTGTGTTACGCAATGACAATCAACAAAAGTGAAGGACAAAGTTTAAAGGAGGTTCTCTTATATCTGCCTAAACCAGTGTTCGCACATGGGCAACTTTATGTGGCTCTCTCACGTGTAACAAGCAAATCAGGACTAAAAATCATTAAAGCGAGAGATCAGCATCCACAAAAAGTGAAGAACATAGTTTACAAAGAGATCTTTAACCGTCTTCGTTCCCATGAAAGTAAGTAA